In a single window of the Mesoplodon densirostris isolate mMesDen1 chromosome 16, mMesDen1 primary haplotype, whole genome shotgun sequence genome:
- the MEFV gene encoding pyrin, with product MAKTHSDHLLYSLEELVPYDFEKFKFKLQNTSLEKEHSRIPRGQLQTAKPVKLATLLVTHYGEEDAVRLTLQVLRAINQHLLAEELNRAISPGCQVKESNTDSSAMSGSSGEIKPKSLKIPDGLEGDKQRQSGDGAGCPPSIQPEAGRGPQKKPLGKLRDQKGSEGLDVHGKPGARNTTLSSKRSPFPSKPQGEKGSNVGVRLRRNASSAGRLQGLSSGSFAGPLGRREFKISEAYLPSGKKRPKSLEFTISPGETEPLNPETLLLQEKMRSENPGSAATLNTGATVAAEEGSRNPEHTMTLEGGALRNTLSSVSLAGKKIWEHPESTVPAEKSGTEAPKTSKTLEEVVGGVLHDSSNPEVPPSSGRLQDKAVCPLCCAQEGDLVGGSCVHVSCSCSVASRDPEASRGHSSSCPRCQDLLPGKSHGSLEWQEGLQMASLSPKSLPQCERHMKQVQLLFCEDHGEPICLICGLSQEHQGHRVRPIEEAALEYKEQIQKQLERLKELRKSGEEQRSQGYKKTANSLKQAETQKQRIQYQLEQLCQFLEQQEQLFVACLEELGQTIGQVRETYGTRVTRDIALLDKLIGELEAKQCQPEWELMKDIGVTLHRAKKVTVPELWATPPEVKEKIHLLYQKSEFVEKRMRHFLETLRSEMETFNVNVILEAEAAHPNLIFHLL from the exons ATGGCCAAGACCCATAGTGACCATCTGCTGTACTCCCTGGAAGAGCTGGTGCCCTATGACTTTGAGAAGTTCAAGTTCAAGCTGCAGAACACCAGCCTGGAGAAGGAGCACTCCCGGATTCCCCGGGGCCAACTCCAGACAGCCAAGCCAGTGAAACTGGCCACTCTGCTGGTCACCCACTATGGGGAGGAGGACGCCGTGCGGCTGACCCTGCAGGTCCTGAGGGCCATCAACCAGCACCTTCTGGCAGAGGAGCTCAACAGGGCAATCAGCCCAG GGTGTCAGGTAAAAGAAAGTAACACAGACAGTTCAGCAATGTCTGGTTCCTCTGGGGAGATTAAGCCCAAGAGTCTGAAGATACCAGATGGCCTGGAAGGTGACAAGCAGCGACAAAGTGGTGACGGGGCTGGCTGCCCACCATCCATCCAGCCCGAGGCTGGAAGGGGGCCCCAGAAGAAGCCTCTGGGCAAACTGAGAGATCAGAAAGGCTCTGAGGGCCTGGATGTGCACGGCAAGCCAGGGGCCAGGAACACAACGCTGTCTTCCAAGAGAAGCCCCTTTCCCAGCAAGCCACAGGGGGAGAAGGGGAGCAATGTGGGGGTCAGGCTGCGCAGGAACGCCAGCTCTGCAGGAAGGCTCCAAGGACTCTCCAGTGGGTCGTTTGCTGGGCCCCTGGGAAGGAGAGAATTTAAGATATCTGAAGCATATTTACCTTCAGGAAAGAAGCGACCCAAAAGTCTTGAATTTACCATTTCTCCAGGAGAGACAGAACCTCTCAACCCAGAAACTCTTCTGCttcaagagaaaatgagaagtgagaatccaggctcagcagccactcTGAACACAGGGGCTACTGTGGCTGCAGAGGAAGGATCCAGGAATCCAGAACACACCATGACTCTGGAGGGGGGAGCACTCAGGAATACACTTTCCAGTGTATCATTGGCTGGAAAGAAGATCTGGGAGCATCCAGAGTCCACAGTACCTGCAGAGAAGAGTGGAACTGAGGCTCCAAAGACCTCTAAGACCTTGGAGGAGGTGGTAGGTGGTGTGCTCCATGATTCTTCAAATCCAGAAGTCCCTCCATCTTCAG GGAGACTGCAGGACAAGGCTGTGTGTCCTCTTTGCTGTGCCCAGGAAGGAGACCTGGTTGGTGGCAGCTGCGTGCATGTTTCCTGCAGCTGCTCCGTTGCTTCTAGGGATCCTGAGGCTTCACGCGGCCACTCATCCAGCTGCCCTCGGTGCCAGGACTTGCTCCCGGGGAAGAGCCATGGAAGCCTCGAGTGGCAGGAGGGCCTGCAGATGGCCAGCCTGAGCCCCAAATCTCTGCCACAGTGTGAGCGTCACATGAAGCAGGTCCAGCTGCTCTTCTGCGAGGACCACGGGGAACCTATCTGCCTCATCTGCGGGCTGAGTCAGGAGCACCAGGGCCACCGGGTTCGCCCCATCGAGGAGGCCGCCCTGGAATACAAA GAACAAATTCAGAAGCAGCTGGAGCGTCTGAAGGAGTTGAGAAAATCTGGAGAGGAGCAGAGATCTCAGGGGTATAAGAAGACAGCAAACTCCCTG AAACAAGCTGAAACCCAGAAGCAGAGAATCCAGTACCAGTTGGAGCAGTTATGCCAGTTTTTAGAGCAGCAAGAGCAGCTCTTTGTGGCCTGTCTTGAGGAGCTGGGCCAGACCATTGGCCAAGTCAGGGAGACATATGGCACCCGGGTGACAAGGGACATCGCCCTTCTCGACAAGCTGATTGGGGAGCTGGAGGCCAAGCAGTGCCAGCCAGAATGGGAGCTTATGAAG GACATCGGAGTCACCCTGCACAG GGCCAAGAAGGTGACTGTCCCTGAGCTGTGGGCCACCCCTCCAGAGGTGAAAGAAAAGATCCACCTGCTCTACCAGAAATCAGAGTTTGTGGAGAAGCGCATGAGGCACTTCTTGG AAACCCTGCGTTCAGAAATGGAAACGTTCAACG TTAATGTGATTCTGGAAGCAGAAGCTGCCCACCCCAACCTCATCTTTCATCTTCTCTGA